One Hippoglossus stenolepis isolate QCI-W04-F060 chromosome 22, HSTE1.2, whole genome shotgun sequence DNA segment encodes these proteins:
- the alg10 gene encoding dol-P-Glc:Glc(2)Man(9)GlcNAc(2)-PP-Dol alpha-1,2-glucosyltransferase, with amino-acid sequence MEKFEGYIFTALCSSNFLISCLLFSAVTREQRLPYMDEVFHVPQAQKYCEGRFTEWDPMITTLPGLYLISVGVIKPVVWLADLTGAVVCSTAMLRFVNLLFNCGILYLLYLLICKLHLKEKTRTTSRRILSALSLSTFPVLYFFNFLYYTDAGSTFFILFTYLMTLYGCHKASALLGVCSVLFRQTNIIWVAFCAGTLVAAKMDEAWRVEHSKKRDEKSPPSQVPLSFSGAKKIILFTLEFLTSPSHVKSVLLVAWPYAVVGIGFVAFGVLNDGIVVGDRTSHEACLNFPQLFYFLSFTLFFSLPVSLCHHRVLRFLQSLKKQPLLFLFITGVSLLLVWKFTFVHKYLLADNRHFPFYVWRKLYQSHELVRFLLVPVYVFAGWNFLDSFRSRSLFWSLAFLACLLAATVPQKLLEFRYFIVPYLMYRLHMPLPSLPRLGVEFVLYMVVNAATIYIFITKTFHWPDSPATQRFMW; translated from the exons ATGGAGAAATTTGAAGGCTACATCTTCACCGCACTGTGCAGCAGCAACTTCCTCATCTCCTGCCTGCTGTTCTCCGCAGTGACCCGGGAGCAGAGGCTGCCCTACATGGACGAGGTGTTCCACGTCCCGCAGGCGCAGAAATACTGTGAGGGCAGATTCACTGAG TGGGACCCGATGATCACCACCCTGCCAGGCCTGTACCTCATCTCCGTGGGAGTCATCAAGCCCGTGGTGTGGCTGGCTGACCTGACGGGCGCGGTTGTATGTTCCACGGCGATGCTGCGCTTCGTCAACCTGCTCTTCAACTGTGGCATCCTTTACCTGCTCTACCTGCTGATCTGCAAGCTGCACCTCAAGGAGAAG ACACGAACAACCTCACGCCGCATCCTGTCAGCGTTGTCTCTCTCAACCTTCCCTGTGCTCTACTTCTTCAACTTCCTCTACTACACCGATGCCGGATCTactttcttcatcctcttcaccTACCTCATGACGCTCTACGGTTGCCACAAGGCCTCGGCCCTCCTGGGTGTGTGCTCCGTGCTCTTCCGCCAGACCAACATCATCTGGGTGGCGTTCTGCGCAGGCACGCTGGTGGCTGCCAAAATGGATGAAGCCTGGCGGGTGGAGCATTCGAAAAAGAGGGATGAGAAGTCTCCGCCATCCCAAGTTCCTCTGTCATTCAGCGgagcaaagaaaataatactGTTCACGCTGGAGTTCCTCACGTCACCCAGTCACGTGAAGTCGGTGCTGCTGGTGGCATGGCCGTATGCAGTGGTCGGCATTGGTTTCGTGGCGTTCGGGGTGCTGAATGATGGGATCGTGGTGGGTGACAGGACGAGCCACGAGGCTTGCCTCAATTTTCCTCAGCTCTTCTACTTCCTCTCCTtcaccctcttcttctccctccccgTCTCACTTTGTCACCACCGCGTCCTCCGCTTCCTGCAGTCTCTGAAAAAACagcctctgctcttcctcttcatcaccggCGTCTCATTGCTCCTGGTGTGGAAGTTCACCTTCGTCCACAAGTACCTCTTGGCAGATAACCGCCATTTCCCCTTCTACGTGTGGAGGAAGCTTTACCAGAGTCATGAGCTGGTGCGCTTCCTCCTTGTCCCTGTGTACGTGTTCGCCGGGTGGAATTTTCTGGACTCCTTCAGGTCGCGCTCGCTCTTCTGGAGTTTGGCGTTCCTGGCGTGCCTCCTGGCGGCCACGGTGCCCCAGAAGCTGCTGGAGTTCAGATACTTCATCGTCCCCTACCTGATGTACCGCCTGCACATGCCCCTCCCTTCTCTTCCCAGACTCGGAGTGGAGTTTGTCCTCTACATGGTGGTCAATGCCGccacaatttacattttcatcactaaGACTTTCCACTGGCCAGACAGCCCAGCCACGCAGAGATTCATGTGGTGA
- the tprkb gene encoding EKC/KEOPS complex subunit TPRKB → MHHTHELELFPDRTVTQVLFTEVKNAAELRQSAVDGQINAALINPTMLVDPLQVLVAANKAVHLQNTGKMKTRSLNSEMIFNLSPTNNISEAFKRFGISDGNDSVMVVIIHDKKNESQLVEDIVTKVDGRQVPVEDVSSLSDSAKIRKLYKVAPQEETCGTLLDAVICRMATKDVM, encoded by the exons atgcatcacacacacgAGCTGGAGCTTTTCCCCGATCGCACAGTGACTCAGGTCCTTTTCACGGAGGTAAAAAACGCCGCAGAGCTCAGACAAAGTGCAGTGGACGGTCAAATAAACGCAGCTCTGATCAACCCCACGATG CTGGTGGATCCTCTCCAGGTGCTGGTCGCTGCCAACAAAGCTGTCCACCTGCAGAACACTGGGAAAATGAAGACAAGGAGTCTGAACTCAGAGATGATCTTCAACCTGTCACCGACTAATAAT ATCTCCGAGGCCTTTAAGAGGTTTGGGATCTCAGATGGCAATGACTCTGTGATGGTGGTCATCATTCACGACAAAAAAAACGAGTCGCAGCTTGTGGAGGACATCGTGACCAAGGTGGACGGACGACAGGTTCCAGTGGAAGACGTTTCCTCACTGTCGGACTCTGCAAAGATCAGAAAG TTGTATAAAGTTGCTCCTCAGGAGGAGACGTGTGGAACTCTACTGGATGCGGTCATCTGCAGAATGGCCACCAAGGATGTCATGTAG
- the srr gene encoding phenylserine dehydratase isoform X1, with the protein MFRVRLIITSVWKHHSNRNRSGDGGRRCCNTVNTAELSLVFQRRRKVQGKHKMAEVSADAVTLDLLRDARETVRRSPLGVINTPMIPWCQTTLPLDVDCNIHIKLENMQRTGSFKIRGVANQFARRPEGGHFVTMSAGNYGKSFAYASKHYGSRGKVVMPETAPVSRSILIQSFGVEVERVPTSSLMNVVNRCIQEDNMTFLHSYDDLDLIAGHASLGMEVLEVVCEPDVVVVCCGGGGLLAGVAAAIKLSGCEKTRIYGVEPEGACTMYKSFIEKKPVGMDTKSIASGLAPPFAGRLPYELCQRFVEAIVLVSDEEIQAAVPTLYRSGLVVEPSGSAAFAAIVNNKIPELEGKNVVCILSGGNIGKDELANFPD; encoded by the exons ATGTTTAGGGTCCGTTTGATTATAACCTCCGTCTGGAAACACCACTCAAACCGGAACCGTAGCGGTGACGGGGGCCGCAGATGTTGTAACACCGTAAACACCGCGGAGCTCTCGCTTGTttttcagagaagaagaaaagtccAAGGAAAACATAAG ATGGCTGAGGTGTCGGCAGATGCCGTCACCTTGGATTTGCTGAGAGACGCCAGGGAGACGGTGCGGCGCAGTCCCCTGGGTGTCATCAACACTCCTATGATCCCCTGGTGCCAGACCACCCTGCCTCTCGACGTCGACTGCAACATTCACATCAAACTGGAAAACATGCAGAGAACCG GGTCCTTTAAGATCAGAGGGGTGGCCAATCAGTTTGCCAGGAGACCAGAGGGCGGTCATTTTGTCACCATGTCTGCAGGGAACTATGGGAAATCGTTTGCATACGCTTCAAAACACTATGGGTCGAGGGGCAAGGTGGTGATGCCCGAAACTGCCCCAGTTTCCAGATCCATCCTCatacag AGCTTTGGGGTCGAGGTTGAGCGAGTTCCCACCTCCAGTCTGATGAACGTGGTGAACCGCTGCATTCAGGAGGACAACATGACGTTCCTGCACTCATATGATGACCTGGATCTGATAGCGGGACATGCCAG tctggGTATGGAGGTGCTGGAGGTGGTCTGTGAGCCtgatgtggtggtggtgtgttgCGGTGGTGGGGGGCTGCTGGCCGGTGTAGCTGCTGCCATCAAACTGTCAGGCTGTGAAAAGACCAGGATCTACGGTGTGGAACCAGAAGGAG CCTGCACCATGTACAAAAGCTTCATTGAGAAGAAACCAGTGGGGATGGACACCAAGAGCATCGCCTCAGGTCTTGCACCACCTTTTGCAG GCAGGCTTCCATATGAGTTGTGCCAGCGCTTCGTGGAGGCGATCGTCCTGGTGAGCGATGAGGAGATACAGGCGGCGGTGCCCACCCTCTACAGGTCAGGACTGGTGGTGGAGCCGTCTGGCTCTGCTGCCTTCGCTGCCATCGTTAACAACAAGATCCCTGAGCTGGAGGGGAAGAACGTCGTTTGCATCCTCAGCGGAGGGAACATCGGAAAGGACGAGCTCGCGAACTTCCCAGATTGA
- the srr gene encoding L-threonine dehydratase catabolic TdcB isoform X2, translating to MAEVSADAVTLDLLRDARETVRRSPLGVINTPMIPWCQTTLPLDVDCNIHIKLENMQRTGSFKIRGVANQFARRPEGGHFVTMSAGNYGKSFAYASKHYGSRGKVVMPETAPVSRSILIQSFGVEVERVPTSSLMNVVNRCIQEDNMTFLHSYDDLDLIAGHASLGMEVLEVVCEPDVVVVCCGGGGLLAGVAAAIKLSGCEKTRIYGVEPEGACTMYKSFIEKKPVGMDTKSIASGLAPPFAGRLPYELCQRFVEAIVLVSDEEIQAAVPTLYRSGLVVEPSGSAAFAAIVNNKIPELEGKNVVCILSGGNIGKDELANFPD from the exons ATGGCTGAGGTGTCGGCAGATGCCGTCACCTTGGATTTGCTGAGAGACGCCAGGGAGACGGTGCGGCGCAGTCCCCTGGGTGTCATCAACACTCCTATGATCCCCTGGTGCCAGACCACCCTGCCTCTCGACGTCGACTGCAACATTCACATCAAACTGGAAAACATGCAGAGAACCG GGTCCTTTAAGATCAGAGGGGTGGCCAATCAGTTTGCCAGGAGACCAGAGGGCGGTCATTTTGTCACCATGTCTGCAGGGAACTATGGGAAATCGTTTGCATACGCTTCAAAACACTATGGGTCGAGGGGCAAGGTGGTGATGCCCGAAACTGCCCCAGTTTCCAGATCCATCCTCatacag AGCTTTGGGGTCGAGGTTGAGCGAGTTCCCACCTCCAGTCTGATGAACGTGGTGAACCGCTGCATTCAGGAGGACAACATGACGTTCCTGCACTCATATGATGACCTGGATCTGATAGCGGGACATGCCAG tctggGTATGGAGGTGCTGGAGGTGGTCTGTGAGCCtgatgtggtggtggtgtgttgCGGTGGTGGGGGGCTGCTGGCCGGTGTAGCTGCTGCCATCAAACTGTCAGGCTGTGAAAAGACCAGGATCTACGGTGTGGAACCAGAAGGAG CCTGCACCATGTACAAAAGCTTCATTGAGAAGAAACCAGTGGGGATGGACACCAAGAGCATCGCCTCAGGTCTTGCACCACCTTTTGCAG GCAGGCTTCCATATGAGTTGTGCCAGCGCTTCGTGGAGGCGATCGTCCTGGTGAGCGATGAGGAGATACAGGCGGCGGTGCCCACCCTCTACAGGTCAGGACTGGTGGTGGAGCCGTCTGGCTCTGCTGCCTTCGCTGCCATCGTTAACAACAAGATCCCTGAGCTGGAGGGGAAGAACGTCGTTTGCATCCTCAGCGGAGGGAACATCGGAAAGGACGAGCTCGCGAACTTCCCAGATTGA
- the trmu gene encoding mitochondrial tRNA-specific 2-thiouridylase 1 has protein sequence MGLVRHVVCAMSGGVDSSVTALLLKRRGFSVTGVYMKNWDPVDERGVCSTEKDCEDAYRVCHILDIPFHQVSYVKEYWHEVFSYLLKEYEKGRTPNPDIVCNKHIKFNHFHKYAINTLGADAMATGHYARTSQEDEDVFQQTHIAPSTTLFRDRFEIRNPARLYKGADLLKDQTFFLSQISQDALRQTMFPLAGLTKEFVKKIAAEAGFHHVLKKKESMGICFIGERNFENFILEYLEPKPGNFVSIEDGKVMGTHKGWFTLTLGQRARIGGQRDALFVVDKDITTGDVFVAPTTNHPALFRDTVRTDRFHWLTVDPPPELVKTQMMDCHFRFIHQMPLIPCTVTLNMNGSVWISLSQPIRALTPGQFAVLYKGDECLGSGKITQLGPSEYTLQQGRERLMAAARQREEPTPEPPS, from the exons atgGGTTTGGTGAGGCACGTCGTGTGCGCCATGTCCGGCGGCGTCGACAGCTCTGTCACTGCTTTGTTACTCAAGAGAAGAg GCTTCAGTGTGACAGGGGTTTATATGAAGAACTGGGACCctgtggatgagagaggagTGTGTTCCACAGAGAAGGACTGTGAGGACGCCTACAGAGTGTGTCACATCCTGGACATCCCCTTCCACCAGGTGTCCTATGTCAAAGAGTACTGGCATGAAGTTTTCAG TTATCTGTTGAAAGAGTATGAGAAGGGCAGGACACCAAACCCAGACATAGTTTGCAACAAGCACATCAAATTCAACCATTTCCACAAGTATGCCATCAACACTCTGG GTGCGGATGCCATGGCAACAGGCCACTATGCCAGGACGTCacaggaagatgaagatgtctTCCAGCAGACGCACATAGCTCCGTCCACCACGCTCTTCAGAGATCGATTTGAGATCAGAAATC CGGCGAGGTTGTACAAAGGAGCAGATCTCCTCAAAGACCAAACCTTCTTCCTCAGTCAGATCTCCCAGGATGCCTTGCGACAAACCATGTTCCCGCTCGCTGGACTCACCAAGGAGTTTGTCAAAAAGATTGCTGCTGAAGCAGGGTTTCACCACGTTCTGAAGAAGAAAGAG aGCATGGGCATTTGCTTCATCGGTGAGAGAAACtttgaaaactttattttggAG TATCTAGAGCCGAAACCAGGGAACTTTGTCTCCATTGAAGATGGGAAAGTAATGGGAACACACAAAG GCTGGTTCACTCTGACGCTGGGCCAGAGGGCGAGGATAGGGGGGCAGAGAGACGCTTTGTTTGTGGTGGATAAAGACATTACAACAGGAGACGTGTTTGTG GCTCCGACGACAAATCACCCAGCTCTTTTCCGTGACACTGTGCGGACAGACCGCTTCCACTGGCTCACAGTGGACCCGCCCCCTGAACTTGTCAAGACCCAGATGATGGATTGTCACTTCCGCTTCATCCACCAGATGCCGCTCA TTCCCTGCACGGTGACTCTGAACATGAACGGCTCCGTCTGGATCTCACtctcccagccaatcagagctctgACACCTGGACAG TTTGCTGTGCTCTACAAAGGGGACGAGTGTCTGGGCAGTGGGAAGATCACCCAGCTGGGGCCCAGTGAATACACACTCCAGCAGGGCCGAGAAAGGTTGATGGCAGCGGCGCGGCAAAGGGAGGAGCCGACCCCTGAACCGCCCAGCTGA